One Platichthys flesus chromosome 14, fPlaFle2.1, whole genome shotgun sequence genomic region harbors:
- the lrrc24 gene encoding leucine-rich repeat-containing protein 24, which translates to MAPLWSPRLILLVLALVPQACMACPPGCRCYSLTVECGSLGIKEIPQGVPSFTETIFLQDNAIVQIRLQDLTRLGSLHYLYLQNNSISALEPGAFLSQGQLLELALNGNLIHLVTPDMFRGLEHLRILYLAGNQITRVQDQTFRGLQRLQELHLQENSIELLAEQALSGLSSLALLDLSRNHLRTLGASSLKPLVSLQVLRVTENPWRCDCALGWLRTWISEDGQRLLSSAEQRQLMCSEPPRLSHLSLVEVAPNSLVCIPPVVQLEPSHLTVRLGESLRVSCQASGYPQPQVTWKKASHGKAQLSPRGLVQELGPNGELFRPGAGGVVTALPSGGGIKVGGVGGIQGLVRGTEEGGERDSFDPDMGSGMLFLSNVTVSHAGRYECEAWNPGGVARVTFHLAVNMSSSSYSTQFWPRLNSHSFVSSSSNSFYQPDVLDVSQEPLYEQDSMDFSALGPATQTAIAIGISLLALTAVLLLIMIYTRHQQFQKEEGGSYCTSKEESILYVNDYSDGPTTFAQLEEYRDDHGHEMYVLNRAKPVLGSTSSRCPMMSGYVQQKGMKEALLDHEMVQTLTRSGGMGLRRHPADGGEGPLTTDPEELFLSQSLLFGSQVAYEIHC; encoded by the exons ATGGCCCCCCTGTGGTCCCCCAGACTTATCCTGCTCGTACTCGCCCTCGTCCCTCAAGCGTGTATGGCGTGCCCCCCCGGCTGTCGCTGCTACAGCCTCACAGTGGAGTGTGGATCTCTGGGGATCAAAGAAATCCCGCAGGGCGTCCCTTCGTTCACAGAG ACCATCTTCCTCCAGGACAACGCGATAGTGCAGATCCGTCTTCAGGACCTAACTCGTCTCGGCAGCCTCCATTACCTGTACCTCCAGAACAACAGCATCTCAGCACTTGAGCCCGGAGCCTTTCTTAGCCAGGGGCAGCTTCTGGAGCTGGCCCTCAACGGTAACCTCATCCACCTGGTCACCCCTGACATGTTCAGGGGTCTGGAGCACCTCCGGATCCTCTACCTTGCAGGCAACCAGATCACTCGAGTCCAGGACCAAACCTTCAGGGGACTGCAG CGTCTGCAGGAACTCCACCTGCAGGAAAACAGCATTGAGCTGCTGGCAGAGCAAGCCCTGTCTGGCTTGTCATCTCTGGCTCTGCTGGACCTCAGCAGAAATCACCTCCGCACCCTGGGAGCATCGTCCCTCAAACCGCTTGTCAGCCTGCAGGTGCTGCGTGTCACAG agaaTCCTTGGCGCTGTGATTGCGCTCTTGGTTGGCTAAGGACGTGGATCAGCGAAGACGGTCAGCGACTGCTGAGCTCTGCTGAGCAGCGTCAGCTCATGTGTTCGGAACCACCTCGCCTCTCCCACCTCAGCCTGGTGGAGGTGGCTCCCAACAGCCTGGTTTGCATCCCCCCTGTGGTTCAGCTGGAACCTAGTCATCTGACTGTGCGACTAGGggagagtctcagagtctcctGCCAGGCCTCAGGATACCCTCAGCCTCAGGTGACCTGGAAGAAAGCGTCCCATGGCAAGGCCCAGTTATCCCCTCGAGGACTGGTTCAAGAGCTGGGACCCAACGGTGAGCTCTTCAggcctggagctggaggagtggTAACTGCCCTTCCCAGTGGTGGAGGGATTAAGGTGGGAGGTGTTGGTGGGATCCAGGGACTTGTGCGTGGAACTGAGGAGGGTGGAGAGAGGGACAGCTTTGACCCGGACATGGGCAGTGGCATGTTGTTTCTCAGCAATGTGACTGTATCTCATGCTGGACGCTATGAATGTGAGGCCTGGAACCCAGGTGGTGTAGCCAGAGTTACCTTTCACTTAGCTGTCAACATGTCCTCTTCTTCATATTCCACCCAGTTCTGGCCTCGTTTGAACTCACActcctttgtttcctcttcGTCTAATTCCTTCTATCAACCAGATGTTCTGGATGTGAGTCAAGAGCCGCTGTATGAGCAGGACAGCATGGATTTTAGCGCTTTGGGCCCTGCCACACAAACCGCCATTGCGATCGGCatctccctgctggcactcacTGCTGTTCTCCTCCTGATTATGATCTACACTCGCCACCAGCAGTTTCAGAAAGAGGAAGGGGGTTCCTACTGTACGAGTAAGGAGGAGAGCATCCTTTACGTGAACGACTACTCTGACGGACCCACAACCTTTGCCCAGCTGGAGGAGTACCGCGATGACCATGGCCATGAGATGTACGTCCTCAACCGAGCCAAGCCCGTTTTGGGGTCCACTTCATCCAGGTGTCCCATGATGAGCGGGTATGTTCAGCAGAAAGGGATGAAGGAGGCGCTGCTGGATCACGAAATGGTGCAAACACTTACCAGATCAGGAGGAATGGGGCTTCGCAGACACCCAGCAGACGGAGGCGAGGGGCCCCTGACAACGGACCCGGAGGAGCTCTTCCTCAGCCAGAGTCTCCTCTTCGGATCACAGGTTGCCTACGAGATTCACTGCTAA
- the pigr gene encoding polymeric immunoglobulin receptor, whose product MLQLFTLTVSLLPWISALLCGVTTAEEFEVLEGRSLTVPCHYEPQYASYVKYWCKGSMRDFCTSLARTDDPRAINPAVDKVSIFDDPVQLVFTVTMNDLKEQDSGWYICGVEIGGIWSRDAATYPYIKVVHGMSVVNNILTGEEGSSVSVECLYSERYRESEKKWCRSGDWSSCLGTGSEGSYEDTSVAISDDRTRAFTVTLKNLQMRDIGWYWCSSGYQKIAVQVLVTPRPTTTTSVTLPQTACQSDDLLPPPRSISKDSWNGQGFVLKSLLVCSCLMVLVVGLPLLARKMWKLHKQDPVLRQAKGMKARHNEYSRDVGDLLDTSVIYHNKDSQEVFMH is encoded by the exons ATGCTGCAACTCTTCACACTCACTGTCAGCCTATTACCATGGATCTCAG CCCTCCTCTGTGGGGTTACTACAGCAGAAGAGTTCGAAGTCCTGGAGGGTCGATCGCTCACAGTCCCGTGCCATTACGAGCCTCAGTATGCCAGCTACGTGAAATACTGGTGTAAGGGGAGCATGAGGGATTTCTGCACCAGCTTAGCTCGAACAGATGACCCCCGTGCCATCAACCCTGCTGTGGATAAAGTGAGCATTTTCGACGACCCGGTCCAGCTGGTGTTCACGGTGACCATGAACGACCTGAAGGAGCAGGACTCTGGGTGGTACATCTGCGGCGTGGAAATAGGTGGTATATGGAGCCGAGATGCTGCCACATACCCTTACATCAAGGTGGTTCATG GTATGTCAGTAGTGAACAACATTCTgacaggagaggaagggagcagTGTTTCAGTTGAATGCCTCTACAGCGAGAGATACAG agagagtgagaagaaGTGGTGTCGGAGTGGAGACTGGAGCTCCTGTCTGGGGACGGGTTCTGAAGGGAGCTACGAAGATACTTCAGTGGCCATCAGCGATGACAGAACTAGAGCTTTCACTGTTACCTTAAAGAATCTGCAGATGAGAGACATTGGCTGGTACTGGTGTTCATCAGGATACCAGAAGATAGCTGTGCAGGTGCTGGTAACACCACGACCCACGACAA CGACATCTGTAACACTCCCACAAACAGCGTGTCAGTCTGATGACCTCCTGCCTCCACCCAGATCCATCTCCAAGGACTCCTGGAACGGTCAAGG ttttgtccTGAAGTCTTTGCTGGTTTGTTCCTGTCTGATGGTGCTTGTGGTGGGTTTGCCCCTATTGGCAAGAAAGATGTGGAAACTTCACA aGCAGGATCCTGTGCTGAGACAAGCTAAAGGGATGAAAGCGAGGCATAAT GAGTATTCAAGGGATGTAGGTGACCTGCTTGATACTTCTGTCATTTACCATAACAAGGATTCCCAGGAGGTTTTTATGCACTGA
- the abhd4 gene encoding (Lyso)-N-acylphosphatidylethanolamine lipase — translation MDPGSAPMQTDCETEENSVWNWWPSWRPTSTSLLKTTESKILACIKNDLWARFVTLPNQYQLWTLTLTNKMVHKPAVPKTPLVMVHGFGGGVGMWIRNLDALSRSRPVYAFDLLGFGRSSRPPFPSDAAEAEEQFVASIEQWRQSVGLDTMILLGHSLGGYLATSYAIQYPSRVSHLILVDPWGFPEHPSAQTEANGDKGTEVARRPSPPRWVKAILAVGSLFNPLAVIRAAGPWGPGLVNRFRPDFKRKFEDLFDDDTMTSYIYHCNAQTPSGEVGLRAMSESLGWAKRPMLHRVDLLPPSMPLSMLYGESSWVDSSSGNRVVQIRNQANTKMLLISEASHHLYADQPEEFNRAVENICNSVN, via the exons ATGGATCCCGGTTCAGCTCCGATGCAGACCGACTGTGAGACCGA GGAAAACTCAGTTTGGAACTGGTGGCCCTCCTGGCGTCCGACCTCCACGTCCCTCTTGAAGACAACCGAGTCCAAGATTCTTGCCT GTATTAAGAATGACCTGTGGGCCCGGTTTGTGACGTTACCAAACCAGTATCAGCTATGGACATTGACTCTCACCAACAAGATGGTTCATAAACCTGCAG TCCCTAAGACTCCCCTGGTGATGGTCCATGGCTttggaggaggggtggggatGTGGATCAGAAACCTGGACGCGCTGAGCAGGTCCCGGCCCGTCTATGCCTTCGACCTCCTGGGCTTTGGCCGGAGCTCCAGGCCTCCCTTCCCCTCAGACGCCGCCGAGGCAGAGGAGCAGTTTGTCGCCTCCATTGAACAGTGGAGACAGTCCGTGGGTCTGGACACCATGATTCTGCTGGGGCACAGTCTGGGGGGATACCTGGCTACCTCCTACGCCATCCAGTACCCTTCAAG AGTATCACATCTTATCTTGGTAGACCCCTGGGGTTTCCCTGAGCACCCCAGTGCACAGACTGAGGCGAATGGCGATAAGGGGACAGAGGTGGCGAGGAGGCCGTCACCTCCACGCTGGGTGAAAGCTATTCTAGCGGTGGGCTCCCTCTTCAATCCACTGGCTGTCATTCGAGCAGCAGGCCCATGGG GTCCGGGTCTGGTGAACAGATTCCGCCCCGATTTCAAAAGGAAATTTGAAGATCTGTTTGATGACGACACAATGACATCGTACATCTACCACTGTAACGCACAAACCCCGAG TGGTGAAGTGGGTTTACGTGCCATGTCGGAGTCTCTGGGCTGGGCTAAGAGGCCGATGCTGCATCGGGTTGACCTGCTGCCGCCCTCCATGCCCCTCTCCATGCTGTATGGAGAATCTTCCTGGGTGGACAGCTCATCAGGGAACAGAGTGGTCCAGATTAGGAACCAGGCCAACACCAAAATGCTG ctgATTAGCGAAGCCTCTCATCACTTGTATGCTGATCAACCAGAAGAGTTCAACAGAGCGGTTGAAAATATATGTAACTCTGTTAACTGA
- the dad1 gene encoding dolichyl-diphosphooligosaccharide--protein glycosyltransferase subunit DAD1 gives MSNSVISVVGRFLEEYGSSTVNKLKVVDAYLLYILLTGAMQFLYCLLVGTFPFNSFLSGFISCVGSFILAVCLRIQINPQNKGDFLSISPERAFADFLFAHTVLHLVVMNFIG, from the exons ATGTCTAACTCCGTGATCTCGGTGGTCGGCCGGTTCCTGGAGGAGTACGGCTCCTCGACGGTGAACAAGCTGAAGGTGGTGGACGCCTATCTGCTCTACATCCTGCTGACGGGAGCCATGCAGTTCCTCTACTGTCTGCTGGTCGGTACCTTCCCCTTCAACAGCTTTCTGTCCGGATTCATCTCGTGTGTGGGCTCCTTCATCCTCGCAG tgtGTCTTCGTATCCAGATCAACCCACAGAACAAGGGAGACTTCCTGTCCATCTCTCCAGAGAGGGCCTTTGCTGACTTCCTGTTCGCTCACACTGTCCTCCACCTGGTTGTGATGAACTTCATCGGTTGA